From the Candidatus Deferrimicrobium sp. genome, one window contains:
- a CDS encoding Mrp/NBP35 family ATP-binding protein: MAYSGRKSGGVGAAKDPAGGKRPIPGVRNVVAVASGKGGVGKSTISANLAVALARTGARVGLLDADIYGPSIPTLFHLKGHRLAGEDDMILPAEAHGLKIVSIGFLLEDDSPVIWRGPMLMKALEQFLHGTKWGGLDYLVIDLPPGTGDVQISLVQMIPVAGAVVVTTPQDLALIDVKKAVRMFEKVGVPILGVVENMSY; the protein is encoded by the coding sequence GGGCGGCGAAGGATCCGGCGGGGGGAAAGCGGCCGATCCCGGGCGTGCGCAACGTCGTCGCCGTAGCGTCCGGGAAGGGGGGCGTGGGGAAGTCGACGATCAGCGCCAACCTTGCCGTAGCGCTGGCGCGGACCGGCGCCCGCGTCGGGCTGCTCGACGCCGATATCTACGGTCCGTCCATCCCGACCCTGTTCCACCTCAAGGGGCACCGGCTCGCCGGGGAGGACGACATGATCCTCCCCGCGGAGGCCCACGGGTTGAAGATCGTCTCGATCGGGTTCCTTCTGGAGGACGACAGCCCGGTCATCTGGCGCGGCCCGATGTTGATGAAGGCGCTGGAGCAGTTCCTCCATGGAACGAAGTGGGGGGGACTGGATTATCTCGTCATCGACCTGCCGCCGGGGACCGGGGACGTCCAGATCTCCCTCGTCCAGATGATCCCGGTGGCCGGGGCCGTGGTGGTCACGACGCCGCAGGACCTGGCGCTGATCGACGTGAAGAAGGCGGTGCGGATGTTCGAGAAGGTCGGCGTCCCCATCCTCGGCGTGGTCGAGAACATGAGCTAC